A portion of the Corticium candelabrum chromosome 5, ooCorCand1.1, whole genome shotgun sequence genome contains these proteins:
- the LOC134180570 gene encoding SAC3 domain-containing protein 1-like: MADIYTVGRCREMCPLAEAEKRKFEGRVHVLEMIQNKDTNSSNMVKEYRRSAAGRELCNPDELRPLEVLQTTMEHLLKQILPREDISTNQLHLFIEDRMRSILQDITIQRLCCVQSLGIVRHCFDYFVSSEYSLQSSSHATSGLTQQCGHQLLDLYSQHYDIMIERATWAEAASFQENRAEFTACFFLYNLDHVQVGSGVLSLPQEIRYHHLVQQSWHVYLAHMHNNYVRFFQLVQRLSHLLACAVHRHVIDMRKRALKVICIAYSSRNSRFPLGQLSRILAINSTEDTASLCALHGIKTEDGFALLTKTSFQKATKTEPGNMLMCDITCTHMNMDRHLYRVNRDQTSGVKVNEEVATIWNDIKIGHKYKLATFKMNDDSTEIVLDELFETADYEQFVAVCKEGECRYVVFDFHFELPDGGKREKLIFVVWVPDNCKVKPKMLYASSKDAIKAKFNGLQLEVQANGRDDVLFETILEKCKKK, translated from the exons ATGGCCGATATCTATACAGTTGGAAGGTGCAGAGAAATGTGTCCACTAGCAGAGGCAGAGAA GAGGAAATTTGAAGGAAGAGTACACGTGTTGGAGATGATACAAAA CAAGGACACCAATTCTTCAAATATGGTGAAGGAATATAGACGGTCTGCTGCTGGCAGAGAGTTATGTAATCCAGATGAATTGAGGCCTCTCGAAGTACTGCAAACGACAATGGAGCATCTGCTAAAACA GATCTTACCAAGAGAAGATATTTCAACGAACCAGTTACACTTGTTTATAGAAGATAGGATGAGAAGCATTTTGCAGGACATCACAATCCAG agACTTTGCTGTGTTCAGTCACTTGGGATTGTGAGACACTGTTTTGACTATTTTGTATCTTCTGAATATAG CCTTCAATCGTCATCTCATGCCACATCTGGCTTGACCCAGCAGTGTGGCCACCAACTACTTGATTTGTACTCTCAACATTATGATAT CATGATAGAAAGAGCAACATGGGCTGAGGCAGCTTCATTTCAGGAGAACCGAGCAGAGTTTACAGCTTGCTTCTTCCTCTATAACCTCG ATCATGTGCAAGTTGGTTCTGGTGTCCTCTCACTCCCTCAAGAGATAAG ATACCATCATCTTGTTCAGCAGTCATGGCATGTCTACCTTGCTCATATGCACAACAATTATGTTCGATTTTTCCAGCTTGTCCAGCGACTTTCACATTTGCTGGCATGTGCTGTACACCGGCATGTCATTGACATGAGGAa GAGAGCTTTGAAGGTCATATGTATAGCCTACAGTTCAAGAAACAGCCGATTTCCTCTTGG TCAGCTGTCCAGAATTCTGGCCATAAATTCTACTGAAGATACAGCTTCTCTATGTGCACTTCACG GCATCAAGACAGAGGACGGTTTTGCACTGCTGACCAAAACATCCTTCCAAAAAGCAACCAAAACG GAACCTGGAA ATATGTTAATGTGTGATATTACTTGTACACATATgaacatggacagacacctGTACAGAGTAAATAGAGACCAA ACGTCAGGAGTGAAAGTAAATGAAGAAGTTGCAACCATATGGAATGACATAAAGATCGGGCACAAGTACAAGCTTGCCACATTCAAAATGAACGACGATAGTACGGAGATCGTACTCGATGAATTGTTCGAGACGGCAGACTATGAACAGTTCGTAGCGGTGTGTAAAGAGGGAGAATGTCGGTACGTTGTCTTCGATTTTCACTTTGAACTTCCAGACGGTGGCAAGAGAGAAAAGCTTATCTTTGTCGTGTG GGTTCCTGACAATTGTAAAGTCAAGCCTAAGATGCTTTATGCATCTAGCAAAGATGCAATCAAAGCCAAATTTAATGGTCTACAGCTCGAGGTGCAAGCAAATGGGAGAGATGATGTGTTGTTTGAAACTATCCTTGAAAAATGTAAGAAAAAGTAG